Proteins encoded together in one Micromonospora auratinigra window:
- a CDS encoding MBL fold metallo-hydrolase: MPADRPYDRRRLLRDAAVGAAAVSTAGLATGVPARAAAPAPAGAPITAARARRSGAVSFRWWGTAGWRIDIGDRTVLVDPYLSRYDTGLFTGRFNPDTPLTVDAARIDPLVDRAENILVTHTHWDHFNDVPHIAVRTGARVVGTLTAYHLGLAYGLPAGRLAPVKGGEVLDFGDYTVEVVSSLHSRNGSWSLAFPGVRVSPPPRPEKISDLPEGDTLAYQIRVAGGPSVFFTGASDLNERNLTGLTPDVAMVASAATTSTADYVPRLMAALDHPKIVVPVHWDNFETPLTNPPTVAASDRERLDDLIAAVRKASPRSRVLLPEYHTAYHF; the protein is encoded by the coding sequence ATGCCCGCAGACCGCCCGTACGACCGCCGCCGCCTGCTCCGCGACGCCGCGGTGGGCGCCGCCGCCGTCTCCACCGCCGGTCTCGCCACCGGCGTGCCCGCGCGGGCCGCCGCCCCCGCCCCCGCCGGCGCGCCGATCACCGCCGCCCGGGCCCGCCGCTCCGGCGCGGTCAGCTTCCGCTGGTGGGGTACGGCCGGCTGGCGGATCGACATCGGCGACCGGACCGTGCTGGTCGACCCGTACCTGAGCCGCTACGACACCGGCCTGTTCACCGGGCGCTTCAACCCGGACACCCCGTTGACCGTGGACGCCGCGCGGATCGACCCGCTCGTGGACCGGGCCGAGAACATCCTGGTCACGCACACCCACTGGGACCACTTCAACGACGTGCCGCACATCGCGGTCCGCACCGGCGCGCGGGTCGTCGGCACCCTCACCGCCTACCACCTGGGGCTCGCGTACGGGCTGCCGGCCGGAAGGCTCGCCCCGGTCAAGGGCGGCGAGGTGCTGGACTTCGGCGACTACACCGTCGAGGTGGTCAGCTCGCTGCACAGCCGCAACGGCTCCTGGTCGCTGGCCTTCCCCGGGGTACGGGTCAGCCCGCCGCCCCGCCCGGAGAAGATCTCCGACCTGCCCGAGGGCGACACCCTGGCGTACCAGATCCGGGTCGCCGGCGGCCCGTCGGTGTTCTTCACGGGGGCCAGCGACCTCAACGAGCGCAACCTGACCGGCCTGACCCCCGACGTGGCGATGGTCGCCTCCGCCGCCACCACCTCCACCGCTGACTACGTGCCCCGGCTGATGGCGGCGCTCGACCACCCGAAGATCGTGGTGCCGGTGCACTGGGACAACTTCGAGACCCCGCTGACCAACCCGCCGACGGTGGCGGCGAGCGACCGCGAGCGCCTCGACGACCTGATCGCGGCCGTGCGCAAGGCGTCGCCGCGCAGCCGCGTGCTGCTGCCCGAATACCACACCGCGTACCACTTCTGA
- a CDS encoding DUF1697 domain-containing protein, translated as MARYAALLRGVNVGGTRLAMADLRRLVTELGHEDVTTYLQSGNVVFSSPPTKDSTLAEGIAEKLADEVGLRVPVLVRSGGELAAVADASPYAGRQDDPTRVLVAFLSAAPTAARVKELTVPAGEHVEYEVTGREVHLHFPDGGYGRTKFTNAYLEKRLGVVATTRNWKSVLALRDLTAD; from the coding sequence ATGGCCCGCTACGCCGCCCTGCTGCGGGGTGTCAACGTCGGCGGCACCCGGCTGGCGATGGCCGACCTGCGCCGGCTCGTCACCGAGCTGGGCCACGAGGACGTCACGACGTACCTGCAGAGCGGCAACGTGGTGTTCAGCAGCCCGCCCACGAAGGACAGCACCCTGGCCGAGGGCATCGCGGAGAAGCTCGCCGACGAGGTGGGGCTGCGGGTGCCGGTGCTGGTCCGCAGCGGCGGGGAGCTGGCGGCCGTCGCCGACGCGAGCCCGTACGCCGGACGGCAGGACGACCCGACCCGGGTGCTGGTGGCCTTCCTGTCGGCCGCGCCCACCGCCGCCAGGGTCAAGGAGCTGACCGTGCCGGCCGGCGAGCACGTCGAGTACGAGGTGACCGGCCGGGAGGTGCACCTACACTTCCCCGACGGCGGGTACGGGCGGACGAAGTTCACCAACGCGTACCTGGAGAAGCGCCTGGGCGTGGTGGCGACGACCCGGAACTGGAAGTCGGTGCTGGCGCTGCGCGACCTGACCGCCGACTGA